One genomic window of Ruegeria sp. THAF33 includes the following:
- a CDS encoding FMN-binding glutamate synthase family protein, translating into MIVRRIYYFLSYVCLPLVLLLGFFWPPVHWLLVILVPYAVIGLYDVLTTKHNVLNNYPVLGHFRYMLEFVSPEIRQYFVETNESGRPYNRIVRGLVYSRAKGQMDTQAFGTQYDINEVGYHRANHSLAPKHVDKSEDRVMLGGPQCTQPYSASRLNVSAMSFGALSANAIRALNGGAKDGGFAHNTGEGGLSPHHLVEGGDIIWQIGTGYFGCRTPEGGFDKDKFAERATKDVVKAIEIKLSQGAKPAHGGVLPAAKVDAEIAEIRGVPEHQDVISPPTHSAFEGPSGLMHFVQHLREMSGGKPVGFKLCIGNPSEFMSICKAMLETGILPDFITIDGSEGGTGAAPVEFTNRLGMPLNEALIFVNNCLRGVGLRDKIRIICAGKVATGYDMVEKFALGADMCNAARAMMFAVGCIQALHCNTNRCPSGVATQDPVRGRAVNIPQKRRRVHRYHDATLESFRELLGAMGKEKVSELHPRDILRRTADEHERTYGELYTYLEDGALLADVVPEEFAADWERASASRF; encoded by the coding sequence ATGATTGTACGCAGGATCTACTATTTTCTGAGCTATGTCTGCCTGCCGCTCGTGTTGCTGTTGGGGTTCTTCTGGCCGCCCGTACATTGGCTTTTGGTCATCCTGGTGCCCTACGCGGTCATCGGCCTTTATGATGTTTTGACTACCAAGCACAATGTTCTGAACAACTATCCGGTTCTGGGGCATTTCCGGTACATGCTTGAATTCGTCAGCCCGGAAATTCGACAGTATTTCGTTGAAACCAACGAAAGCGGCCGACCTTACAACCGGATCGTACGCGGGCTGGTCTATTCCCGCGCCAAGGGCCAGATGGATACGCAGGCCTTCGGAACGCAATACGACATAAACGAGGTTGGATATCACCGCGCAAATCATTCGCTTGCGCCCAAACATGTGGACAAAAGCGAAGATCGCGTCATGTTGGGTGGGCCACAATGCACGCAGCCGTACAGCGCCTCGCGTCTCAATGTTTCTGCCATGAGCTTCGGCGCGCTGAGCGCCAACGCCATCCGCGCGCTGAACGGCGGGGCAAAGGACGGAGGCTTTGCCCATAATACCGGTGAAGGCGGGTTGTCTCCTCACCATCTGGTCGAAGGCGGCGACATCATCTGGCAGATTGGGACGGGCTATTTTGGATGTCGAACGCCGGAAGGCGGGTTTGACAAGGACAAGTTTGCCGAAAGGGCCACAAAGGATGTGGTCAAGGCAATCGAAATCAAATTGTCCCAAGGTGCCAAACCTGCGCATGGGGGCGTTCTTCCCGCTGCCAAGGTCGATGCCGAAATTGCCGAAATCCGCGGGGTGCCCGAGCATCAGGATGTGATTTCCCCCCCAACTCACAGTGCCTTTGAAGGGCCTTCGGGGTTGATGCATTTTGTTCAGCATCTGCGCGAAATGTCCGGCGGCAAACCTGTCGGCTTCAAATTGTGTATTGGCAACCCGTCCGAGTTCATGTCGATCTGCAAGGCCATGCTCGAGACAGGGATTTTGCCGGACTTCATCACCATCGATGGATCAGAAGGGGGTACAGGCGCGGCCCCGGTCGAGTTCACCAACCGTCTGGGCATGCCCCTGAACGAGGCGCTTATTTTTGTAAACAATTGCCTGCGTGGCGTAGGGCTGCGCGACAAGATCCGGATCATTTGTGCGGGCAAAGTGGCGACCGGATACGACATGGTCGAGAAATTCGCGCTTGGTGCGGATATGTGCAATGCGGCACGGGCGATGATGTTTGCGGTGGGCTGCATTCAGGCCTTGCATTGCAACACTAACCGTTGCCCGTCCGGGGTCGCCACCCAGGATCCAGTTCGCGGGCGCGCGGTGAACATCCCGCAAAAGCGGCGGCGCGTTCACCGGTATCACGACGCAACACTGGAAAGTTTCCGCGAACTCTTGGGTGCGATGGGAAAGGAAAAAGTTTCCGAGCTGCATCCACGCGACATTTTGCGGCGCACGGCGGACGAGCATGAGCGCACCTATGGCGAGCTTTACACCTATCTGGAGGATGGTGCGCTGCTGGCAGATGTGGTTCCCGAGGAATTCGCGGCGGATTGGGAGCGCGCTTCGGCATCTCGTTTCTGA
- a CDS encoding CrcB family protein, giving the protein MFLAVFAGGALGSLLREVFALEIPGLSFLTSTFGINVAACFVLGWLYSIRHKVHAHVLHLGAVGFCGGLSTFSSFVADLERIAESDLWAVPLAVGLEIAFGIGAALVGEKLGNHFHSERSPS; this is encoded by the coding sequence ATGTTTCTCGCCGTCTTTGCCGGAGGGGCGCTGGGATCGTTGTTGCGCGAAGTTTTCGCGCTGGAAATCCCCGGCCTCAGTTTCCTCACGTCGACCTTCGGCATCAACGTGGCGGCCTGTTTCGTCTTGGGGTGGCTGTATTCAATACGCCACAAGGTGCACGCGCATGTGCTGCATCTGGGCGCGGTCGGATTTTGTGGTGGGTTGTCCACCTTTTCGTCTTTTGTAGCTGATCTGGAACGTATTGCCGAAAGTGATCTTTGGGCCGTGCCGCTTGCTGTCGGGTTGGAAATCGCTTTCGGCATTGGCGCTGCGCTGGTCGGAGAGAAGCTGGGCAACCATTTTCATTCCGAGAGGTCACCGTCATGA
- the crcB gene encoding fluoride efflux transporter CrcB, producing the protein MNDLYLHAMFGLGGGLGAVLRHWLALKVRHDLPFSTLIVNVLGSLLLGIWIGYLGGPVDIPEDQRRLVFGFCGGFTTFSSFAYQSLELRRERTLVLAAGNILISLALCWFALWLGLTLTR; encoded by the coding sequence ATGAATGACCTCTATCTGCATGCGATGTTCGGACTGGGCGGAGGCCTCGGGGCGGTCCTGCGTCATTGGCTGGCTTTGAAAGTGCGGCACGATTTGCCCTTTTCAACGTTGATCGTAAATGTACTGGGCAGCCTGCTGCTGGGGATCTGGATCGGCTATCTGGGCGGCCCTGTCGACATCCCCGAGGATCAAAGACGGCTGGTCTTTGGATTCTGCGGCGGGTTCACCACGTTTTCCAGCTTTGCCTATCAGTCTCTTGAACTTCGGCGCGAGCGGACTCTGGTTCTGGCAGCTGGCAATATCCTGATCAGCCTGGCGCTGTGCTGGTTCGCCCTGTGGCTTGGGCTGACCTTGACGCGCTAA
- a CDS encoding DHA2 family efflux MFS transporter permease subunit, which translates to MTPAASGHVNMVIVIAVVLSAILEVLDSTIVNVALPHIQAAFGATTDQATWILTSYIVSAVVIMPLTGFVARRVGRRRLILTAVTGFAVMSMMCGMSWSLEVIVAFRLAQGMFGAFLIPLSQSILFDAFPREKRGQAMAIFGLGVVVAPVLGPTVGAILTEYFSWRMVFFVNVPVAALALLLLAGELPEDKTEDVQIDWKGLALLALGIGCLQFVLDQGETLDWMSSRVIQVAVIAAVIGAFGFIFHALTSRNSVVDLRLFADRNFALCNLIIAGFAVSLFGGIAILPTLVQSLLDFPVIASGHLFIPRGLTAGLSMVLTGAVLVNRFDPRLLAGIGLLLTAIGNFMMGAINLNAGFWELAWPGAISGLGMGLVFVPMSILAFESISKGRQDEASGLFNVTRQLGSSVGISLVGTWVVRGLQTNTAVLSQNVTPYNPAAQAYLSPLGLAPDSAEGAVILGQEIMKQAEMISYLTVFNNLGLLALATIPLLFFCRAPKPGSHVAAHVH; encoded by the coding sequence ATGACCCCTGCGGCGTCCGGCCATGTGAATATGGTGATCGTGATCGCCGTTGTTCTCAGCGCCATTCTGGAAGTCTTGGACAGTACGATTGTCAATGTGGCGTTGCCGCATATCCAGGCCGCATTCGGGGCGACGACCGATCAGGCGACATGGATTCTGACCAGCTATATCGTTTCCGCGGTGGTCATCATGCCGTTGACAGGGTTCGTCGCCCGACGCGTGGGCCGACGACGGTTGATCCTGACGGCGGTGACTGGTTTTGCCGTCATGTCGATGATGTGCGGCATGTCCTGGAGCCTTGAGGTCATCGTTGCCTTTCGGCTGGCTCAGGGTATGTTTGGCGCTTTCCTGATCCCTTTGTCCCAGTCCATTCTGTTCGATGCCTTCCCGCGGGAAAAGCGCGGACAGGCAATGGCCATCTTCGGTCTGGGCGTCGTGGTAGCGCCGGTTCTGGGGCCAACGGTCGGTGCAATCCTGACCGAGTATTTTTCCTGGCGGATGGTCTTCTTTGTCAACGTTCCCGTGGCGGCCCTTGCGCTGCTTCTGTTGGCCGGAGAATTGCCGGAGGACAAAACCGAGGACGTTCAGATCGATTGGAAAGGCCTTGCTCTGCTGGCTCTTGGAATCGGGTGCCTTCAATTCGTTCTGGATCAAGGCGAGACACTGGACTGGATGTCGTCCCGCGTCATCCAGGTGGCCGTGATCGCAGCAGTTATCGGGGCGTTTGGATTCATTTTTCACGCGTTAACCTCTCGCAATTCGGTTGTGGACCTGCGTCTGTTCGCAGACCGAAACTTTGCCCTGTGCAATCTGATCATCGCGGGTTTTGCCGTGTCTCTGTTTGGGGGCATCGCGATTTTGCCGACGCTTGTTCAAAGCCTGCTGGATTTCCCTGTCATCGCGTCGGGCCATCTGTTCATTCCGCGTGGCCTGACCGCAGGGCTGTCCATGGTTCTGACCGGCGCCGTGCTGGTGAACCGCTTTGATCCGCGCCTGCTGGCGGGCATCGGTCTGTTGCTGACGGCGATCGGGAATTTCATGATGGGTGCCATCAACCTCAATGCCGGTTTTTGGGAGCTCGCGTGGCCGGGGGCCATCAGCGGCCTCGGGATGGGTCTTGTGTTCGTGCCCATGTCGATACTGGCTTTCGAGAGCATCAGTAAAGGCCGGCAGGACGAAGCCTCCGGTCTGTTCAACGTGACAAGGCAATTGGGATCGTCGGTTGGCATCTCGCTGGTCGGCACCTGGGTTGTACGCGGGTTGCAGACCAATACGGCGGTGCTCAGCCAGAATGTGACGCCGTACAACCCCGCAGCCCAGGCGTATCTGAGCCCGCTTGGCCTCGCGCCGGACAGCGCTGAAGGTGCTGTCATTCTGGGCCAAGAAATCATGAAGCAGGCCGAGATGATTTCCTATTTGACCGTGTTCAACAATCTGGGTCTGCTTGCCTTGGCCACTATTCCATTGCTTTTCTTTTGTCGCGCTCCGAAGCCCGGGTCACATGTTGCCGCTCATGTGCATTAG
- a CDS encoding HlyD family secretion protein, which produces MKPLKIAAVALILAAIAVGLVLFWRHEERYPSTQDAYLGANIIYVAAQVTGQVADVHVIENQPVKNGDLLFTIDDTQFKASVDAAKANLDSAIQQAKSYSTQIAAAEASVDSAQSAYDTALKSFERAKALFASGDVAQASLDQTASDFAQASARLTTSQSSLLALKSGLQAKQDDILSARAQLEIAETNLAWTNIHAAADGWIANLTLRPGSSVSANAPQFSIVESSDWWVDANFKETALTRIRPGQPVTIRVDMLPGTTLTGKVASIGRGSGDTFSLLPSENASGNWVKVTRRFPVRIELDPTDAPLRVGGSSKVVVDTTGPVDGK; this is translated from the coding sequence ATGAAGCCACTCAAAATCGCAGCCGTGGCTTTGATACTTGCAGCAATTGCAGTCGGTCTTGTTCTGTTCTGGAGGCACGAAGAGCGCTACCCGTCCACTCAGGATGCATATCTGGGCGCGAACATCATTTATGTCGCTGCGCAGGTGACAGGGCAGGTGGCCGATGTACATGTGATAGAAAACCAGCCCGTGAAAAACGGCGATCTGCTTTTCACGATCGACGACACTCAATTCAAGGCTTCGGTGGATGCAGCCAAAGCCAATCTGGACAGTGCGATACAACAGGCCAAATCCTATTCCACACAGATTGCGGCGGCTGAGGCTTCGGTGGACAGCGCCCAATCGGCCTACGATACTGCATTGAAGAGTTTTGAACGTGCGAAAGCCCTGTTCGCATCAGGCGATGTCGCACAGGCATCGCTGGATCAGACGGCCTCGGATTTCGCCCAAGCCTCTGCTAGGTTGACGACGAGCCAGTCCAGCCTTTTGGCACTGAAAAGTGGGTTGCAGGCGAAACAGGATGATATCCTGTCTGCGCGGGCACAGCTTGAAATAGCGGAAACCAACCTTGCTTGGACCAATATCCATGCCGCGGCCGACGGATGGATCGCCAATCTGACCCTTCGCCCCGGATCCTCGGTGTCCGCCAATGCCCCGCAATTTTCGATTGTCGAATCGTCCGATTGGTGGGTGGACGCGAACTTCAAAGAAACCGCATTGACGCGCATTCGTCCGGGGCAGCCAGTCACGATACGTGTCGATATGCTCCCTGGGACGACGCTTACAGGTAAGGTGGCGTCAATCGGGCGAGGGTCCGGGGACACGTTTTCTTTGTTGCCCTCGGAAAACGCGAGCGGGAATTGGGTTAAGGTCACCCGGCGATTTCCGGTTCGGATCGAGCTTGACCCGACCGATGCGCCCTTGCGTGTCGGAGGCAGCAGCAAAGTTGTCGTAGATACAACAGGTCCGGTGGACGGCAAATGA
- a CDS encoding cytochrome o ubiquinol/quinol oxidase subunit IV: MDKRSEMHRRERRRYLIGYGGSLLLTFATFGVAHLFGIETPGVYLTIGLLGLAQLVLQLVYFLHIDRRRSSREDLHLVLFSTMVLLIMIFGTVWVLGNLAIRMHMHVM, encoded by the coding sequence ATGGATAAACGCTCTGAAATGCACCGTCGCGAGCGTCGGCGCTATTTGATCGGATACGGTGGTTCGCTGCTGTTGACTTTTGCGACCTTCGGCGTGGCCCATCTGTTTGGGATCGAAACCCCCGGTGTTTACCTGACAATTGGATTGCTGGGTCTGGCCCAACTTGTTCTGCAACTTGTATATTTCCTGCACATCGATCGCCGGCGCAGCAGCCGCGAAGACCTGCATCTGGTTCTGTTTTCCACGATGGTTCTGTTGATCATGATTTTTGGAACGGTCTGGGTGCTGGGCAATCTGGCAATACGAATGCACATGCATGTGATGTGA